From one Gemella morbillorum genomic stretch:
- a CDS encoding S8 family serine peptidase: protein MRFPKKTVASIMSLSLLLGNANLLTNNVNLKIVHAKTDSNKPVLSNVSKSEEHKFKNDEKVKIIVKLKGDINPDKLKTKEGVKEVGESTKEPRKKALKEIKNKGIDYKKLFEYDTLMNGFALETTFSNAKKIQELDFVDTVEISVSYNKPADEVNKEEKKDVEGNNFSKALDSYNLINIQPLWDKGYRGQGRVIAVLDSGLDPNHPVLRLSDNSRSKYKTKDEIEKIKKEAGIDYGKWYSEKLPFAFNYNDWNNDIKQSAYKSHGMHVAGTAVGNPKDKFTNGDYVTGVAPEAQLIFMRVFSETKNAGTESYIYTKAIEDAIKLGADTINLSLGSPAGSVVEVGDGLVKALEVAQKAGVNVVAAAGNNAFFASGQTNPSASNPDYGTVGRPSVSEDAISVANISNSVLNREVATIEQLKDNKDFNNGKMPIFSYTKQFEKKAYDYVYVGVGKAENYANKDLIGKIALIQRGENSFEDKVKIAKQQGAAGAVIYFNEGDTIYNLTLNGQDKDFPVVTTYYKFGNELSGHEGEYKISFNGLWEKQENPRKGEFDESTSWGMSVDGYLKPDITAPGGDILSSYNDGRYGLDSGTSMASPHVAGAVTLVKQVLKERFSNLSADEIQRLAKNLIMSTANPMVYSDSYTTSYKSPRLQGAGLLDANKAAYGDLYVTGENNYGSVSLGNVADKFSFKLVLHNLSEKEQTLQYAAHLTTDNYYGEDAGEDWNGKLTMTPKKLTTTDWATVAVPAKGKKEVEITVDATSFKEELEKVFTNGYYLEGFVTFYDEESALKANIPFVGFKGQFQNLPVLEKPIYSMKNGEKPTYEYGYSSSPNNWDSLTEMNFTGVLTTYKEDKKDKRTLAGAYINPNTGERFFTDKIYFSPNGDENYDEIGMRGVFLRNFENLKLSVYAKDDVARKNPLYENGNGSGNKNFFNNTSRKYTSLTMTNWKGVDNNGNPLPDGEYQYVVSYSAAVSGADMQETIFNVVIDRKAPKITGANGGYYDEATRKFTPYPIIEDGSGVFYKKLSYGKNTISPNKDGSYTIPEGVELKDLTFEVKDFADNKDSINLSNVEGNGKGSLEVEVKKGDGTGNNSRRLRYKITNEKGEVVGEDFTRNKRTYQALPFGKYSVEVVMVDGEYKLLSPSKIDFEITKDKPTKEVEFRVDEISRNATEVSFDKKTPSGTKVYAIAEDGTKVELRASLYGKNAFQKKLENGKYVIQIVTPEGYTPSENNFELVVKDGHNKKQLVLNVAEKVAHLETTEESKTNGAVDFNENKLYGNYKFIVVEPSDIEKNNIQKELKEGKIDLSKYNIEYFGIYIADGVGKEVKIIGDRTVTLTLDKAPERFFHEKDGKLTAVSNVNYIDGKLTFTTDSFSNFVALTPKNAPTEKKVEVNKVELQKVIEADKALDETKEYKNATIQAKETYNKALEAAKKVLEKEDATQEEVNKVVLSLNEAKVALGNSKQQVKIEADKSKLIEQLKQVEKLQIEDKFKYSEKDKKDSLLNAAKEATTVLDNKEATTEEVEKALEKLKQAANALDGQKTTISKIDGDKKPQANKKQLNEQLSNLADVKEKESFKKASEEDKQMYLAAVAKAQELLASTIATQEEVDKALENLKEAEKKVSKKSVKELIGGFVGGKQSYKKENKFNVDEDFGKIKRSNLLLAKTGLNSNVTIFSGIGVLGLTILTVYLKRRKQK, encoded by the coding sequence GCTGAAAACAAAAGAGGGAGTAAAAGAAGTAGGGGAATCTACAAAAGAACCTAGAAAAAAGGCGTTAAAAGAAATTAAAAATAAAGGTATTGATTATAAAAAGCTATTTGAGTATGATACCTTGATGAATGGCTTTGCATTAGAGACTACATTTTCAAATGCAAAAAAGATTCAAGAATTAGATTTTGTAGATACCGTTGAGATAAGTGTTAGCTATAACAAACCAGCAGATGAAGTAAATAAAGAGGAAAAGAAAGATGTTGAGGGTAATAATTTTTCAAAAGCTCTAGATAGTTATAATCTTATTAATATACAACCTCTTTGGGATAAAGGGTATCGAGGACAAGGAAGGGTAATTGCAGTGCTTGATTCGGGTCTTGATCCAAATCATCCAGTATTGAGACTTTCAGACAACTCTAGGTCTAAGTATAAAACTAAAGATGAAATAGAAAAAATAAAAAAAGAAGCAGGAATAGATTATGGGAAATGGTATAGTGAGAAATTACCATTTGCTTTTAACTATAATGATTGGAATAACGACATTAAACAAAGTGCTTATAAATCACATGGTATGCATGTTGCAGGAACGGCAGTAGGAAATCCAAAAGATAAATTTACAAATGGTGATTATGTAACAGGCGTTGCCCCAGAAGCACAGTTGATATTTATGCGTGTATTCTCAGAAACTAAAAACGCTGGAACAGAATCGTATATTTATACTAAAGCTATAGAGGATGCTATAAAACTAGGTGCAGACACAATAAACTTAAGTCTAGGGTCTCCAGCTGGTTCAGTAGTTGAAGTAGGTGATGGATTAGTTAAAGCTTTGGAAGTAGCGCAAAAAGCTGGTGTTAACGTTGTTGCGGCAGCAGGGAACAATGCATTTTTTGCTAGTGGGCAAACAAATCCTAGTGCATCTAATCCAGATTATGGAACTGTAGGAAGACCATCAGTTTCTGAAGATGCAATTTCAGTAGCTAATATTAGCAATAGTGTTTTAAATAGAGAGGTTGCAACTATTGAGCAACTAAAAGATAATAAGGATTTTAATAATGGTAAGATGCCAATTTTTAGTTATACAAAACAATTTGAGAAAAAAGCTTATGATTATGTATATGTAGGAGTAGGTAAAGCTGAAAATTATGCTAATAAAGATTTAATAGGCAAAATTGCTCTAATTCAACGTGGTGAGAATAGTTTTGAAGATAAGGTGAAAATAGCGAAACAACAAGGTGCAGCGGGGGCAGTAATTTACTTTAATGAAGGAGATACTATTTATAATTTGACGCTAAACGGTCAAGATAAAGACTTTCCTGTAGTCACAACTTATTATAAATTTGGTAATGAACTTTCTGGACATGAAGGTGAATACAAAATCAGTTTTAATGGTTTATGGGAAAAACAAGAAAATCCTAGAAAAGGTGAATTTGATGAATCTACAAGTTGGGGTATGAGTGTTGATGGATATTTAAAACCAGATATTACAGCTCCAGGAGGAGATATCTTATCTTCTTATAATGATGGTAGATATGGATTAGATAGTGGAACAAGTATGGCCTCACCACATGTCGCAGGTGCAGTGACTTTAGTTAAACAAGTTTTAAAAGAAAGATTTTCTAATTTAAGTGCTGATGAGATTCAAAGATTAGCTAAGAATTTAATAATGAGCACAGCGAATCCTATGGTCTATTCAGATTCGTACACTACATCTTACAAATCACCTCGTCTACAAGGTGCAGGTTTACTTGACGCTAACAAAGCTGCTTATGGAGATCTTTATGTTACAGGTGAAAACAATTATGGTAGTGTATCATTGGGAAATGTTGCTGATAAGTTTAGTTTTAAATTAGTATTACATAACTTGTCTGAAAAAGAGCAGACTTTACAGTATGCAGCTCATTTGACAACAGATAACTATTATGGGGAAGATGCAGGAGAAGACTGGAATGGAAAACTTACAATGACTCCTAAAAAGTTAACTACAACTGATTGGGCAACAGTGGCAGTTCCTGCAAAAGGCAAAAAAGAAGTAGAAATTACAGTAGATGCAACAAGTTTTAAAGAAGAATTAGAAAAAGTATTTACTAATGGATATTATTTAGAAGGGTTTGTAACTTTTTATGATGAAGAGAGTGCTTTAAAGGCAAATATACCTTTTGTAGGATTTAAAGGGCAGTTCCAAAATCTTCCTGTATTAGAAAAACCAATTTATTCTATGAAAAATGGAGAAAAACCAACTTATGAATATGGTTATTCTTCAAGCCCTAACAATTGGGATTCTCTAACAGAAATGAATTTTACAGGAGTGTTAACTACATATAAAGAGGATAAAAAAGATAAGAGAACATTAGCTGGAGCATATATTAATCCTAATACTGGTGAGAGATTTTTCACTGATAAGATATATTTCTCTCCAAATGGGGATGAAAACTATGATGAAATAGGTATGAGAGGAGTATTCTTACGTAATTTTGAGAATCTGAAACTATCGGTTTATGCAAAAGATGATGTAGCGCGTAAAAATCCTCTTTATGAAAATGGTAATGGTTCAGGTAATAAGAATTTCTTCAATAATACAAGTAGAAAATATACATCATTAACTATGACAAACTGGAAAGGTGTAGATAATAACGGTAATCCATTGCCAGATGGTGAGTATCAATATGTAGTTTCTTATAGTGCTGCTGTAAGTGGTGCGGATATGCAAGAAACAATATTTAATGTAGTGATAGATAGAAAAGCACCAAAAATTACAGGAGCTAATGGTGGATATTATGATGAAGCAACACGTAAATTTACACCATATCCAATAATTGAAGATGGAAGTGGAGTATTCTATAAAAAATTAAGTTATGGTAAAAATACTATTTCACCAAATAAAGATGGGAGTTATACAATACCAGAAGGTGTGGAATTAAAAGACCTTACATTTGAAGTGAAAGACTTTGCTGATAATAAAGATAGCATTAATTTATCGAATGTTGAAGGAAATGGGAAAGGAAGTTTAGAAGTTGAAGTTAAAAAAGGTGATGGGACAGGTAACAACTCACGCAGATTACGTTACAAAATTACTAATGAAAAAGGAGAAGTAGTTGGCGAGGACTTTACTAGAAATAAACGTACATACCAAGCACTACCATTTGGAAAATATAGTGTGGAAGTAGTAATGGTTGATGGGGAGTATAAACTTTTATCACCATCAAAAATTGATTTTGAAATAACTAAAGATAAACCAACAAAAGAGGTTGAATTTAGGGTGGATGAGATTAGTAGAAATGCTACGGAGGTTAGTTTTGATAAAAAAACACCTTCAGGAACAAAAGTTTATGCAATAGCTGAAGATGGAACAAAAGTAGAGCTTCGAGCGAGTTTATATGGGAAAAATGCTTTCCAGAAAAAGTTAGAAAATGGAAAATATGTCATCCAAATAGTAACACCAGAAGGATATACTCCATCAGAGAACAACTTCGAATTAGTAGTAAAAGATGGTCATAATAAGAAACAACTAGTCCTTAATGTTGCAGAAAAAGTAGCGCATTTAGAAACTACAGAAGAGTCTAAAACAAACGGTGCAGTAGACTTTAATGAAAATAAATTATATGGCAATTATAAATTTATTGTTGTAGAACCAAGTGATATTGAAAAAAACAATATTCAAAAAGAGCTAAAAGAAGGTAAAATTGATTTAAGTAAATATAATATTGAATATTTTGGTATCTATATAGCTGATGGTGTAGGGAAAGAAGTAAAAATTATAGGAGACAGAACTGTAACTTTAACTCTAGATAAAGCACCAGAAAGATTCTTCCATGAAAAAGATGGGAAATTAACAGCTGTAAGTAACGTTAATTATATAGACGGTAAGCTAACGTTCACTACTGATAGTTTTAGTAACTTTGTAGCATTAACACCAAAAAATGCTCCTACAGAGAAAAAAGTAGAAGTGAATAAAGTTGAACTTCAAAAAGTAATAGAGGCGGATAAGGCATTAGATGAAACTAAAGAGTATAAAAATGCAACTATTCAAGCTAAAGAGACATATAATAAAGCATTAGAAGCAGCTAAGAAAGTTCTTGAAAAAGAAGATGCAACTCAAGAAGAAGTAAATAAAGTAGTGCTTAGCTTAAATGAAGCCAAAGTTGCACTAGGTAATTCAAAACAACAAGTAAAAATAGAAGCGGATAAGTCTAAGTTAATAGAGCAATTAAAACAAGTTGAAAAACTTCAAATAGAGGATAAATTCAAATATTCAGAAAAAGATAAAAAAGATAGCTTGTTAAATGCTGCAAAAGAAGCAACAACAGTTTTAGATAACAAAGAAGCGACTACAGAAGAAGTAGAGAAGGCGTTAGAAAAATTAAAACAAGCTGCAAATGCTCTTGATGGACAAAAAACAACTATCTCAAAAATAGATGGAGATAAAAAACCTCAAGCAAATAAGAAACAACTAAATGAGCAACTAAGTAATCTTGCAGATGTAAAAGAGAAGGAAAGCTTTAAAAAAGCAAGTGAAGAAGATAAGCAGATGTATTTAGCAGCAGTCGCAAAAGCCCAAGAATTATTAGCTTCTACAATAGCTACCCAAGAGGAAGTAGATAAAGCATTAGAGAACTTAAAAGAGGCAGAGAAAAAAGTATCTAAGAAATCAGTGAAAGAACTAATAGGCGGTTTTGTGGGTGGAAAACAAAGCTATAAAAAGGAAAATAAGTTTAATGTAGATGAGGATTTTGGAAAAATTAAAAGATCAAATTTACTACTAGCAAAAACTGGATTAAATAGTAATGTTACAATTTTCTCTGGTATAGGAGTTCTAGGCTTAACAATATTAACGGTATATTTAAAACGACGTAAACAAAAATAA
- a CDS encoding Sir2 family NAD-dependent protein deacetylase — protein sequence MNRILEAKKLLQEADVVIIGAGAGLSAAAGLTYNGERFETNFNEYIAKYGLTDMYSSGFYPFETSEEKWAYWSKHVYLNRYEDNGLELYKDLYDIVKNKDYFVITTNVDSQFEKTGFDRNKIFEVQGNYGEFQCSIPCHNKVYKNKEQILEMIKEQRDLKIPTKLIPKCTVCGEEMAMHLRSDGTFVETKEWYEQSEAYYDFLNKNQNKKIVLLELGVGFNTPTIIRFPFEKLNKILPKTSLIRVNKENFEVEGVLTITNPMEEVFSEWKKQLT from the coding sequence ATGAATAGAATACTGGAAGCTAAAAAATTACTTCAAGAGGCTGATGTGGTGATTATTGGAGCAGGAGCAGGACTTTCTGCAGCAGCAGGTTTGACATATAATGGAGAGCGTTTTGAAACGAATTTTAACGAATATATAGCTAAATATGGATTGACTGATATGTATTCATCAGGGTTTTATCCATTTGAAACATCGGAAGAAAAATGGGCATATTGGAGTAAGCATGTATATTTAAATCGTTATGAAGATAATGGTTTGGAATTATATAAAGATTTATATGATATAGTAAAAAATAAAGATTACTTTGTTATTACCACTAACGTGGATAGTCAATTTGAGAAAACTGGTTTTGATAGAAATAAAATCTTTGAGGTTCAAGGTAATTACGGAGAATTTCAATGTAGTATTCCTTGTCATAACAAGGTTTACAAAAATAAAGAACAAATATTGGAGATGATAAAAGAACAAAGAGATTTAAAAATACCAACAAAATTAATTCCGAAATGTACAGTTTGTGGTGAAGAAATGGCTATGCATCTTCGCTCAGATGGTACATTTGTGGAAACTAAAGAATGGTATGAGCAAAGTGAGGCATACTATGACTTTTTGAACAAAAATCAAAATAAAAAAATCGTTTTGCTAGAGCTTGGTGTAGGCTTTAATACACCTACAATAATTAGATTTCCATTTGAAAAATTAAATAAAATTTTGCCTAAGACTTCATTAATCCGTGTTAATAAAGAAAATTTTGAAGTAGAAGGGGTTTTAACTATAACAAATCCAATGGAGGAAGTCTTTTCCGAATGGAAGAAGCAATTAACATAG
- a CDS encoding DUF1307 domain-containing protein codes for MKKLLKLTITFVASIFLLTACSGEKTKTYIHKTDREESEITIYYKDDVVNKLVITNTLKSPDEKSRNIAKSKITEESSDINGVSVNFEEKNNQLTMKLVVDYTKIDFDKAKRKLGMKDTLEEERKLSTSEKRAKDLGAEEKK; via the coding sequence ATGAAGAAATTATTAAAACTAACTATAACATTTGTTGCATCTATCTTTCTACTTACCGCTTGTTCAGGAGAAAAAACTAAAACTTATATCCACAAAACGGATAGAGAAGAGAGTGAAATTACTATCTATTATAAAGATGATGTTGTGAACAAACTAGTCATTACTAATACACTAAAAAGTCCAGATGAAAAGTCTAGAAATATTGCAAAATCAAAAATCACTGAAGAATCTTCTGATATTAATGGCGTAAGTGTTAACTTTGAAGAAAAAAATAACCAACTTACTATGAAGCTGGTAGTCGATTATACGAAAATTGATTTTGACAAAGCAAAACGCAAATTAGGAATGAAAGACACATTAGAAGAAGAGAGAAAATTATCAACATCAGAAAAAAGAGCTAAAGATTTAGGCGCAGAAGAGAAAAAATAA
- a CDS encoding winged helix-turn-helix transcriptional regulator, giving the protein MTNKKLPTELPACPVETTLLLLSNKWTILILRDLLDGTKRFGELKKSLSGVSQKVLTANLRTLEEKGIIHRKVYPEVPPRVEYSLTDLGITLKPVIESMQKWGEYYKTRI; this is encoded by the coding sequence ATGACAAATAAGAAATTACCAACAGAATTACCCGCTTGCCCTGTTGAAACAACTTTACTTCTACTTAGCAATAAATGGACAATTCTAATATTACGTGATTTATTAGACGGAACTAAGCGCTTTGGAGAGTTGAAAAAATCACTTAGCGGTGTTAGTCAAAAAGTTTTAACAGCAAATCTTCGAACATTAGAAGAAAAAGGAATAATTCATAGAAAAGTTTATCCAGAGGTACCTCCTCGTGTTGAATATTCTCTGACAGATCTTGGAATTACTCTAAAACCTGTAATTGAGAGTATGCAAAAATGGGGAGAGTATTACAAAACTAGAATATAA